The following coding sequences are from one Streptomyces sp. NBC_01431 window:
- a CDS encoding MerR family transcriptional regulator: MESEHMQIGEVATRTELSLRTIRHYEEAGLLVPSARSQGGFRLYTEADVARLMVIRRMKPLGFTLDQMRDLLEATDLLDTDTPAEAGAEEREKLLERVRGYEQAAQDRIADLRVQLSRAEDFAATLRGRLQAAGDSPATPNR; the protein is encoded by the coding sequence GTGGAATCCGAGCACATGCAGATCGGCGAGGTCGCCACCCGTACCGAACTGTCCCTGCGGACCATCCGCCACTACGAGGAGGCCGGCCTCCTCGTCCCCTCCGCCCGCTCCCAGGGGGGCTTTCGCCTCTACACCGAGGCCGACGTCGCCCGCCTGATGGTGATCCGCCGGATGAAGCCACTGGGCTTCACCCTCGACCAGATGCGCGACCTGCTGGAGGCCACCGACCTCCTCGACACCGACACGCCAGCCGAGGCAGGGGCCGAGGAGCGGGAGAAACTGCTGGAACGGGTACGCGGCTACGAGCAGGCCGCCCAGGACCGCATCGCCGACCTGCGCGTCCAGCTCTCGCGCGCCGAGGACTTCGCCGCCACCCTGCGCGGCAGACTCCAAGCAGCAGGCGATTCCCCCGCCACCCCGAACCGCTGA
- a CDS encoding SulP family inorganic anion transporter, whose translation MQTSPLTAASRLRGSRPAWLSNPKVLRTEVLAGLVVALALIPEAISFSVIAGVDPKIGLFASFTMAVTIAIVGGRPAMISAATGAVALVIGPLNRQHGLGYLIACVILAGVLQIVLGALGVAKLMRFVPRSVMVGFVNALAILIFMAQIPNTVDVLWAVYPLVAAGLALMVFFPKVTTVIPAPLVSIVILTVMTVGAGIAVPTVGDKGKLPSSLPVPGLPDVPFTLHTLTVIAPYALAMALVGLMESLMTAKLVDDITETRSNKTRESIGQGIANIVTGFFGGMGGCAMIGQTMINVKTSGARTRLSTFLAGAFLMVLCVVFGPVVSDIPMAALVAVMILVSVGTFDWHSIAPKTLKRMPAGEITVMVITVAVVVATSNLAIGVVVGSITAMVIFGKRVAHLVNVTAVTDPDGGQVVYSVTGALFFASSNDLVGQFDYAGDPGKVVIDLTDAHIWDASSVAALDAVETKYTQRGKTVEIIGLNQHSARIHETLSGELTSH comes from the coding sequence TTGCAGACTTCCCCGCTCACCGCTGCCTCGCGCCTGCGCGGCTCCCGCCCCGCCTGGTTGTCGAACCCGAAGGTCCTGCGCACCGAGGTGCTGGCCGGCCTGGTGGTCGCCCTCGCGCTGATCCCCGAGGCGATCTCGTTCTCGGTCATCGCCGGGGTTGACCCGAAGATCGGCCTGTTCGCGTCCTTCACCATGGCCGTGACCATCGCGATCGTCGGCGGACGCCCCGCGATGATCTCCGCCGCCACCGGCGCCGTCGCACTGGTCATCGGCCCGCTCAACCGCCAGCACGGCCTGGGCTACCTCATCGCCTGCGTCATCCTCGCGGGCGTCCTCCAGATCGTGCTCGGCGCGCTCGGCGTCGCCAAGCTCATGCGCTTCGTGCCCCGCAGCGTGATGGTCGGCTTCGTCAACGCTCTGGCGATCCTGATCTTCATGGCGCAGATCCCCAACACGGTGGACGTGTTGTGGGCGGTCTACCCGCTGGTCGCCGCCGGCCTGGCCCTGATGGTGTTCTTCCCGAAGGTCACCACCGTGATCCCGGCGCCGCTGGTGTCCATCGTGATCCTGACCGTCATGACGGTGGGCGCCGGGATCGCCGTGCCGACCGTGGGCGACAAGGGCAAGCTGCCCTCGTCCCTGCCCGTGCCGGGCCTGCCGGACGTGCCGTTCACCCTGCACACCCTGACCGTCATCGCCCCCTACGCGCTCGCCATGGCGCTGGTCGGGCTGATGGAGTCGCTGATGACCGCCAAACTCGTCGACGACATCACCGAGACCCGCTCCAATAAGACCCGCGAGTCCATCGGCCAGGGCATCGCCAACATCGTCACCGGCTTCTTCGGCGGCATGGGCGGCTGCGCGATGATCGGCCAGACCATGATCAACGTGAAGACGTCCGGCGCCCGCACCCGCCTGTCCACGTTCCTGGCGGGCGCGTTCCTGATGGTGCTGTGCGTCGTCTTCGGCCCCGTCGTCTCCGACATCCCGATGGCCGCCCTGGTCGCCGTGATGATCCTGGTCTCCGTCGGCACCTTCGACTGGCACTCCATCGCCCCCAAGACGTTGAAGCGGATGCCCGCCGGTGAGATCACCGTCATGGTGATCACCGTCGCCGTCGTCGTCGCCACCAGCAACCTCGCGATCGGCGTCGTCGTCGGCTCCATCACCGCGATGGTCATCTTCGGCAAGCGCGTCGCCCACCTCGTGAACGTCACCGCGGTTACCGACCCCGACGGCGGCCAGGTGGTCTACTCGGTGACCGGCGCCCTGTTCTTCGCCTCCAGCAACGACCTCGTCGGCCAGTTCGACTACGCCGGCGACCCCGGCAAGGTCGTCATCGACCTCACCGACGCCCACATCTGGGACGCCTCCTCGGTGGCCGCCCTCGACGCCGTCGAGACCAAGTACACCCAGCGCGGCAAGACGGTGGAGATCATCGGCCTCAACCAGCACAGCGCCAGGATCCACGAAACCCTCAGCGGCGAACTCACCAGCCACTGA